tattatcacAAGAACACGAGGAATCGTAGTGTCTGGAGGTACCTTGGTGCCGGACTTCTTTCACTTTCACTTCCGCGAATCAACTTTTTGCaccgttcgaatattcgtatcGAAAACTCGTGGTCTGGTTCACTCTTCGCTACTCTTGATCACGTTGCAATCGCGTGAATGCACCTCGTCCATTGACTTGTTCTCCGCGCAAGATCCAACGACCGACTGAAACCGACGTCTTGAGTTTTTCTCTACGTtgtcacggagaaacgaacgcggTAACAACGGTGTTTCTCGAGCGGGGACTGTCGAACAATTTGTAAATTGTCAGGgtagaaatttcatcgaaacgtgTGACAAAACTTTTCGACGTCTACCTATCGGGAACAGTGTGTCGCGGGTAATTACCGATAAATGTAACGCGGTATGGGAAATGAAACAACATTCGTAATTGCAACGAGTACGAGTACGCTGAATGGTCAGCGGTAAATTGATTACACCGCGGGTAACATCAATTATCTGCCTCCGTGCAGGGAATTACGGTAATTTGACAGGTGTCTGACTCCGGTGTGTCGTTTCTCACACGAAATTATCGCACATCGATTTCGTTCAGGTGACCACCGtcgagcgaaattttttatcgcgCGTATCCGCAGTTCGAATTCGAGCCTCGAGTGATTCACGCGGGAACGCGATGAAAGTGAGACGATAGATATCATCCGTCGAGTCGTAACACGATTAACGTTCGTAAAATCGCGAGATGGTCGAGAACGTGAGAATCGATTCGATCTTGCAACCGAGAACGAAGAGAGACGAGAGATCAAAattctttcgcgtttcgagaCGCGTCGATGTCGAAAAAAATTTCACCGACGATGTTCGGctgatcgatcgagaaaatttcgTACTCGCGGATTTTACGAACGGTTGCATCGTTCGTGAGTGCAAGTAGATGCACCGCTACGCGTGAAGTAATCGGAAAAACCGAAACCGCTTTTCCTCGTTGCGATATTTCCTCCTCGAGACCTGAATCCGTGCACTGAAAGCTGCACGCGCTTCGAACGTTTCCGTTTTGCATAAATGAGACAATAGTTGGTCGATGGGACCGAGAACGAGAGACGTTGAttatgaatataattttttaatagatcGATATTTTGGAAACCCTTTCACGATCGTAGTttttggaaaattgattctcCGACTTTCGATTTGcatcgatttgaaaattttcggCAGGAATCGACACCGATAATATTCGTGTATTCCTCTCGTGTATTCGGAGGATATTATTGATAGTTACGAGTTATTGCAagaaataactataacgtactGTATGttactttatatattatttctcgGGAAGGTATATCGTTGTTGCTAGAACCATACGCGAAACTCAAATATCGAAAACGGTATTAGATGCAATTTGTCTAGATCCCTTAATTCTTATTTACAGCGTCAAGTAAACATTTTACCTGTTCCCAGAACGCTCTTCGACACATACTCCAATTTCGTGTATATTTCTTCGAAAagataaaatttgtacatagATACGTCTggacgtattttattttccatagatATAAGGATAGAAACAAACGACGCGAAAATCAACGGGAAAATTTTCGACTTCACGCGATTATTATAATTCCTAGTTTATTTATGCGTACATGTACTCTACCGAAGGAAAGTAATGAGTAACAGCATAGATCACGTATTTTGCTCGCGGAAAGAGTCAATATACGGTACAATAATAGATTATTGTACAACTGCTACAACTGTACAACTGTACAAATACAACTGCTCTTCGTTGCACAAATAATGCGTACAATTTGTACTTCTCGCTGCTTTTCGCAGTTTGAGTACTGTACGAACAACTGTTTCGTATGTTACGACCCGATGTTCATTGCATTCCCGAGATTCTTCGAGCAATTTGTCGTGTATGTTTGCAGACCGACGTTGAAATCAAAATTCGAGACTCGCTAGCGTTGAACGAACGACTCTTTTCGTTATCTGGAGCCTGGCCAGGACAACGTGCACATCTACTCTTCATCGGTGTGGTGGTCTACTTCGGTCTGAACCTAATTTTGCAGTATTGGGATCTGAAAGACAGTTTGGGCAATATCGACGTAACGGTAACCAATATATTGGAATCCATGGTAACGACCTCGACGTATTTGGTTCTCcttcttacaaaaaaaaatggcaAACCTTTGAAAGAGGTGATTGTCGCGATGAAGAAGGAACTCACGGACGAGAAAATGTTCAAGGACGACGAAGAGAAGCGTTTGTACTTCGCCTACAACACCATCTGCTATCGTTTCGGCAAATATGCGTCAATAGCCACGATGACCACGGTGTTTCTTATGTACATCCATCCTTTGATACGCTTGCTCACGTCCACTTTCCGAGGTATTCGTTAACAATGATGTACACCTGCACGTACCaagaaaacgaatcgatcggTGTTGCCAGAATTAGCTTCTTGGAAAACAATAGATATCTGCAAACAGTGGATCAAACGTCATCCGCTTGACGTGTTACATTAACTGATAACGTGGTATACGACAGACCCCAGGGAATTCTGttattgtcaaaaattcaatttatccaGTTTCATGATAAATTATATAAGAGTAATTTACAACAGATTTGTTTTCTTAAAAATGCTTAAAAACGTTCAAACAATTCTATGGGGTTCTACAGGCCCCACCATAACGTATATGTGACAAAGTAACTGTCATAATAGGTGATATTTTCAGTGCACTTTCCAGTAACGACAATCGAGGACTAAACGATGATATTTTATTCGTATCGTGAAAATATATATTGACTCGTGATACAAATTCAAAGTCGAATTTCTCTCATTTGGACCTCACGTGTCGTGACTGAAAGTACTGTGTAAATGTAATGCTTGCAAAGTGTGTTAAATTCACGTGTCTTGTTCTACGGTCATTCTCACAGGTAATACTAGCATTCACTATGAACTACCTTTCCGGGCTCACATCGTCTTCGACTACAGGGAACCTAAACTCTACAGTCTAGTATACGTGTACCAACTTCCTTCCACGTACATACCAATGTGCCATGTAGCCGAAGTTAGTTTTATAGTTAATTTGGTATTGCATCTCTGTGCCAAATTATCGATTTTGTCCTATCGTATTCGAAATATACAACCGAAACCATCGCAATCTTTCAAGGATGGCATCAGACAAACGGTTATCACGCATTTGGAGCTGACACGGTAAGCGTGCATATCTATTGTTGAGAAATAACTTCGATATCGATctacaaaataattacaattcgtttgatttcgAAATCTATATCCATGTTGATAATTTCGCGAGTATCAAAATTCAAAGTATGTACTGATTCGTTTATTAGAATTAATAGAAgctattgcgaagaatttgtttagaaaaatttctttgcagGTTGTCGAACACATTAAACGACGTGTTTAACTTGATCCTCTTGATAGAACTCCTGAGTTGCGGCTTCAGACTGGGAATTGCCTTTTACGTTGTACTGATCGTACGTAAATGAATTTGTTTAACACGTGGGATGTTGCAAAGACTTTGTCGCACGACTAGGTATAATTACGATTAAAGCTTTTAAAAGTGTTTTACAAAACTTTGGGCGTTATATCACGCGACAAGAGCCAAAAAAATTAGAaggtttttttaaaaattctacagAAATACGCTTTTGATTCTCTGATTGTTTATATTGTTTCAGGAGAAAAGTTTTCTTAGCATCCTACGTAGATATAAAATAATGCATTGCAAAGAACACGCGTACCTTGAGCGTCATTCGGagatatttttctaatatttcttttccaaaCATTAAATGCAATCACACTTTGTCTGTGATAACTTTGCCTTTGTTTTCCTTGCAcaattctctttttcttttttacagcaCTTTGATCTCAAATCTGCACTTTGTATTGGGTTTTTTCATTCAAAGTACAACTAAAGACACACAATGTCTCGTTGTAAACATTTCGATGATAAGATTCGAACATTCATCACATGCAGTGTACGTAATCCAGTAGTTACGTTTGTTGAGTATATTCACTGAATTCCTAGAAGCGTTTGATGTACGTATAGTGCAGAGACAAGTATAACTTTATTTGTATAAAAGataccgaataaataataaatatatatgtgcACGTTTTGATatatttaattctttaattTAAGTAACATTtcttattcaacgagtaacgaataaaaaattgtcaatcttttattctttattcgagACTTTAATCTAGATATATATTTTACCCCATTTTAGAATGATACATTCGtgttatattcgaatattaatcaTTGACTGAAAACATTTGCGTTACTATACGTGTATGCATTTATTGTGATGATTCACTTTTCAGAAAATGTCTTCAGAGCCACTGGTTGCATACAATTTCCTTATATACGCCACTGATGTCGTTGCCTTTATATACTTGTACTCCTACATAGGCGAACAGCTAATGTACGAAGTATGTACATTAcacatataaatatttctttattcaaGCTTTGTTTATTCTTCGATAAGGTAACGAATGTTATTCATTGTTTCGAACTGTATAAAAATCAGTTACAGCTGTTGCCTTATCGTAGTAACAAACATTTTCGCTAACTTGTTAATTGACGTATAAAATATGCGGCAATGTCTTTTAGTCTCGGAAGATCGGTGACGCGTTCTATGATATCAACTGGCCAGAGGTGGCAGGCAGCGATAGAAAAGCATTATTGATGTGCATAATGAACGGACAAAGAACTATGTCCATCACTGCTGGAAGATTTTATACTTTCTCGCTGTTTGGCTTCAGTGGGGTGAGTATCGTGCAACAGTTTAACCTGTATATTTGTAATTAGAAATGGCTCTACGTAATTCAATCatcgaaaatgaaaagaataacACTTAGCAAAAAAATGATACTCATTTTCAAAATGTTATTGACTTTGTAACTAAAGAAATAATCATATTCATTAAATGATAACTCCTTTGGTCGTACATTCGAACAATTGAACATTGTTTTTGAaaacattgaataaaaatagaatGTAATCATACGATTAAATTTATCTTGTTTTCTTTAGTTGGctttccataaaaaaaaaatggggtTTGTTAAAGGAAACAGAGACAGTGATTTGAAACATTTGACGCTTCTTTTTAATTTGTAGCTCTTTATCAGCGAGTAATATATTCTATACAATTCGTAATCAATGTACATTAAAAAGACTTACGATATAAGGGAACATTCGTAACGATTTCTACTTTAAACAGATTATGAAAACCTCGATGGGAGGTCTCTCCATGCTACGCGCCAATATGTGAGGGAACGAGAAAAAATTCGTGATGCGAATACGACTTTAGACCGTTGTGGTAATGTATTTTGTTTTGCACATTGTAACGTATGGTTGCTGATCTACTTTTACTAATATAccagaaaaaaatgataaaaagaaacacAAGCAGTGGTGAATGCAGATCTATGCTTAACAATATATTAAAATCCGTTTTTGTTTATCGtgcaacgatcgaaagaaaagaatatccTTCTTGACTTTTTGTAAGAGAATCGATACAATTCGATTCAAGAGATTGGAAGTTCGTGGGATTGTTATTCGTTCGTAACCACGCTAGAGGACAATGATCACCGTCAAATCGGTATAGTATTCGCCGATTGTGTAATCGTGGCTGAATCCAATTCGGTGGTCGTACAAGTGGAATTAACTGTACAACCGATTTAAATGATTTAGTCAATACAAAAGGAGATACATAGATCAGGGACGTGACTTCTGATTAGTGAAATATGCGTGATAAACATCGCGCTCCCAATTGGAAATATCGAAAGGAGCACAGCGTCTTTCATTCATCTTACGATCGTGTAGACAGAATCAATTGGTCCAATTATATTTCCAATGTTCCCTCGTCAGTATCTCTACTACACATTCTTACGAAAAAACGACCCAATATGTCCCTCTTCGAATTAAATGCGCTTTCACAGGAAAAATAGAGTACAATGCTCCATTTGAGATGCGTGGAacactaaaagtagatactcaacAATTATAGAGACAGAAATAGCACTTTATGACAAATTGTTTCCTTCTTTCTGCTTTCCAACAACCAGTAGGTGATCCTTGTAGAGTCAAACTCCCCAAACAATAATTCGAAAGTCGAATTGT
This window of the Ptiloglossa arizonensis isolate GNS036 chromosome 13, iyPtiAriz1_principal, whole genome shotgun sequence genome carries:
- the LOC143153656 gene encoding odorant receptor 9a-like gives rise to the protein MHCKEHATLISNLHFVLGFFIQSTTKDTQCLVLRLLSIFTEFLEAFDVRIVQRQKMSSEPLVAYNFLIYATDVVAFIYLYSYIGEQLMYESRKIGDAFYDINWPEVAGSDRKALLMCIMNGQRTMSITAGRFYTFSLFGFSGIMKTSMGGLSMLRANM